Proteins from a genomic interval of Pectinophora gossypiella chromosome 4, ilPecGoss1.1, whole genome shotgun sequence:
- the LOC126366284 gene encoding tenascin-like: MLSRAIVLAAFFCVARASVVVNIFDDDSDENQLSDTRSCNLQWCEQQCRRMGFKGGVCVGDRCKCDILTSDDEYGTQLSDMRSCNLQWCAQQCRRMGFPGGVCVGDRCKCDIMDAEGIVEKELSDVQSCNLQWCEQQCRRMGFPGGVCVGDRCKCDIMTSDGTALQPLSNVETCDLADCNRRCQAFGYNSGVCIGGRCMCKIRKYVETDLEASPNLGICEQQDCNDQCRRRGFFSGVCVGNVCMCRVQDSEESILKPLPHEGSCNRKQCNMRCRAFGFHSGVCVDGNCICKKKSEDIESSSSVDGCNKSICQLKCMRKGYVRGRCRHGHCECARTVSEDNEIDSEIRTQSAEQTDIESSSSVGGCNKPSCQLKCMRKGYIRGRCVHDHCKCARFVSEGNETDNENTTQAAGQTSINTNSPS; this comes from the exons ATGTTGTCCAGAGCTATTGTGTTAGCTGCCTTCTTTTGTGTCGCGAGAGCGAGTGTGGTTGTGAATATTTTCGACGATG ATTCAGATGAAAATCAGTTGTCTGATACTCGTAGCTGCAACCTGCAGTGGTGCGAACAGCAATGTCGCCGTATGGGCTTCAAAGGCGGCGTCTGCGTCGGTGACAGGTGCAAGTGTGACATCTTGACTTCTGATG ATGAGTATGGGACTCAATTGTCGGACATGCGAAGTTGCAACCTGCAGTGGTGCGCGCAGCAATGCCGTCGTATGGGCTTCCCAGGAGGCGTCTGCGTCGGCGACCGCTGCAAGTGTGACATCATGGATGCTGAAG GTATTGTTGAAAAAGAGTTGTCCGATGTTCAAAGTTGCAACCTGCAATGGTGCGAGCAGCAATGCCGACGTATGGGCTTCCCAGGAGGCGTCTGTGTCGGTGACCGCTGCAAGTGTGACATCATGACCTCTGATG gcACAGCATTACAACCCCTGTCAAATGTGGAAACCTGCGACTTGGCAGATTGCAACAGACGTTGCCAGGCCTTCGGCTACAACTCTGGGGTCTGCATTGGAGGCCGCTGCATGTGTAAAATCCGTAAATACGTAG AGACAGATTTGGAAGCGTCGCCTAATTTGGGAATATGTGAACAGCAAGACTGCAACGACCAGTGCCGTCGCCGCGGCTTCTTTTCCGGAGTTTGCGTCGGAAATGTATGCATGTGTAGAGTCCAAGATTCCGAAG AATCCATCTTAAAGCCGCTGCCCCATGAAGGTAGTTGCAACCGAAAGCAATGTAACATGCGTTGTCGTGCTTTCGGCTTCCACTCTGGAGTATGTGTCGACGGTAATtgcatctgtaaaaaaaaatctgaag ACATCGAATCTTCGTCGTCCGTTGATGGTTGCAATAAATCTATATGTCAATTGAAGTGTATGCGCAAGGGCTATGTTCGAGGCAGATGTCGTCATGGTCATTGCGAATGTGCCCGTACCGTGTCTGAAG ATAATGAAATAGACAGCGAAATTCGAACACAGTCAGCTGAACAAACAG ACATCGAATCCTCGTCATCCGTTGGTGGTTGCAATAAACCTTCGTGTCAATTGAAGTGTATGCGCAAGGGTTACATCCGAGGCAGATGTGTTCATGACCATTGCAAATGTGCCCGTTTCGTATCTGAAG gTAATGAAACTGACAACGAAAACACAACTCAAGCTGCTGGACAAACATCTATAAATACAAATAGTCCGTCATAG